Genomic segment of Sesamum indicum cultivar Zhongzhi No. 13 unplaced genomic scaffold, S_indicum_v1.0 scaffold00538, whole genome shotgun sequence:
TATTAGAAATAACATGTTTTATTACAACACATCGAGATTtatcgtatatatatattagaaataacaTGTTTAATTACAACACATCGAGATTTATCCCCCGTTACTTCTCTCCAAACATGTTTTTCTTACACAACAATACTCTCCTCCTCAGTATTATTTACGGCCTTTTCCAGTCGTCGTGGTGGTTGTTGGTAACATTGTCTCCAACAGCTCTTCATGGTTGCATTGTTTCTGACAATTCTTCTAACAGAAAGGGTCAGTGATTCCAGTGCTGGTGCAGGTTATGTAACATTGCCTCAAACAAACAGCCACCGGATCGTCTGCGCCTGCTACACAAGCAATGATCACTGCCATCACCATCAACACAGACACAGCACTCATCACCCCtttgttcttcattttcttatatataatgtttttcttcttacaatttatatatgtttgttgcATGGAGTGTGAGCGCATCCCTCgtttatatagatttttcaagaaaataatatagaaagaAGTTTCGGATATTATAAgtagattatttaatttgcaattattaatttaattgctttttttatgtaattaataattttcatattattcatattgttttctttggtattttgttgtatatgaAAAATCTTAGTCTAATCTAATGTAATTagccataaattaattatctaatgGGTTCGATTGCTtgtaaagaattattttattatctattaTTTATAGGATGGGGTCTTTCGACCAAATTGTGTAGTTTTGACTCGATCatgaattttcagattttttagggttttttcttttttaaatttttgtagaaatttcttattaattacCATTATATACcatactatttttaatttttgacttTATAGGAATTTCCTATTAATTACTATTCAACAtactatatatgtttattaattattaaccaaattaaACATGTTAATAATctaaatgttattattaattggataagttagtaaactgagtaattaaatattaccaAGTTTAATTATCAACACCATTTAAGTCTGATATGAGGGCCAGATATGTATAAGCATGCAAATCAAGGTAAAAGGacacaaaaagaattacatggatatatttttaatttggaagttgcaatttgaatttcttttttattatttatagggGTAATTACACTTCCATTccctgagatttggtgtacTTACATGTAGACCAcacacaatttttaaaaaattatatctaacatcCCGAAAATTTCTTCCGACTAACTAACAAGTCTATATGTTAGTCAAAGTTCACTGCATTTGCCATATTAGCAAAAAGAAAGtggataaaaatctatatttttttcatgattgAGTTATTATcgatttattgcaagtcaaatagatatttttatgaccaaatcaTCCTTATAtgtcttcacacgttaatgaATGTGTGgaagtatattttcaccgttaaaATGGTAGTCTGGTTGGAAAAAATGTTTTACCTCTAATAAGTCAAgcgagagtaaatatcaattttcattcaaattttttattaatatcaacaaattcagtgaattttaactaacggaatgatctatttgttagacgtactagatataattttccaaattacagaaagtttatatataattacaccaaaactcagaaaaatgaaattgtgataaaaaatacacaaatttaataacaattataactaaatattaaattaatacaagaaaaaaagaaaaaaactttcATTCCCTACATGCTGGGGAATAGCTAATATCATGCACGGGGGATAACTAATCCCTAATCTAAGGGAGTAAGTATTCCCTAACTTCTAACATACCAATAATCACCGTGGTTGAAAGCCCCGTGGCAAAATTATTAGCGACGGATATATTCTTTCTCTAATTCTTAGCTTCCGTCGCTGATTCTGTCGACAAACTAGAAGAAAGTTTAAGTgtaatccgtctctgatttCCGTAGGCAATCTGACTCTGATTCCAtcgataaaaaaagaaattgcgTCTCTAAAGgtaaagtatttgtttgttaatcCTGTCTCTAATTCCGTCTCTGAAACGCAAAAAATATTCCGTCTCTAAAACCTTAcaaatttccgtctctaatccgtctctgattcggcctctaaacttttaaaaatttccgtctctaatccgtctttaattagttttgggtttttttgggcaaattttttaatttctgtaccCAAATTAATATCTTGGTCATTATACCATCACATACATTCCATCaataccaaaatttgaattttccaaactagaacaataaatattaacaaaagataCTCATAATACAACAACACTAATATAAACTAAGTCATTAACAaccaacagaaaaaataaactaattatcttTCCTGGAATGTTGTTGCTCCTGGAGTGCAGACCCACCAGCAAATTGATAGTTTTTGTATTCCACATCTTGAAGTAATTTTCGAACTAATTCTTGTAGGTCTGCCTCTCTCTTCCGAGcctcttcctccctctttCGAGCTTCTTCAAGAGCaatttcaagcaattttctatttttgtcttctcgtcttgaaaattcttcttccatttttgCAGCATTAGAGCGCATGTCCTCCACAGCTTTTGTTAACTCATTGTTCTGGTCAGATTCTTTAAGAGTAGAACTGACTGAACTTGAACTTGTAGATGAGGAGCTACATCTAAATCCATATAAGCGTCCTTTTGAAGGACCTCTAGTGATATCATACCAAGTTGAGATATCGAATGAAAACTGTGAAGAAAAATCAGTACAACCCCTGTTTGCAATGTATTCTTCCTATGCAAGTACATTAGATACAACAGAATATTTACGTAATAAAAGTCTAAGAAAATTTCTCAACATATATACAAACCAATATTTAAATCCAATGACAAATTTTACTTACACTAattcttttggatttgttgTCCATGAACTCTCCAATTCATTTGTTCTTTCTATGGCATCTTTGAAATAATTCAAGATCAGTCACTTCTGTaccaagttctttttcctatagtttacagaaaaatattaattcacatGTCAATAAATTGCGtgaatcaattttttactATGTGTAAATGCACATCACTCCGATTCAAAAATCTTGTGTTATCGCATTTAGAGCATGGACATTTGATTTGTCCATTATTTAGAAATCATGGGTTACCAAAGGCAAAGTTCAAGAACTCCTGATCAACCCCTTGTTACGAATTCATCTAAAACAAAATCGATTATCACCCAAACGCCTCCACATCCAACTACGGTGAATATTcattattcttcaatttttaaaaattttagatatacCACCATTCttatattgttcaattaaattgtgcctttaaaaattaacagataattacaatttccTCTTAACTGTAAGTCATAGGACTAAACATAGAACATAACGCCCTATGTTAGCAAAGCCAAGGAAAAAGATCTCATTTTTGGTCGACTAAAACTTTAACATTTTCGAATATTGAGGAAAAACCTCAATAAAATCCACAAATGTTTGTGTACAAACTTTTTTCTATTGTAATCTACATAAGATCCCGActtatcacaaaattaaatccaCCTCGAATGCATTTCTAGCTGGTATAAGCATAACTggaataatcaataaaaagaataaaaagaaaaaatatccGACCCAATCGCAAATGTAAGGTCCAGGCAAGCAAATCAACACTCACCGCAAACAATAGACTACAGAAACGAAGTCACATACAAAAATACTGATACATGAATAACAAAAGAACCTGACGTAGATTTCTTAAAACCAATACAAATATGCTATCACGGCCCAAGGCATAGTTGTGAATCAGCCAAATCATTCGTTTTTCAATAAGTAAAGCTAGAggtaatatcaattttcattcaaattttttattaatatcaacaaattcagtgaattttaactaacggaaTGGtctttcattcaaattttttattaatatcaacaaattcagtgaattttaactaacggaatggtctatttgttagacgtactagatataattttccaaattacagaaagtttatgtataattacaccaaaactCATAAAAAGAGAATTGTGATACAAAAGATacacaaatttaataacaatgataactaaatattaaattagtacaagaaaaaaggaaaaaaactttCTTTCCAAACTTTCATTCCCTACATGCTGGGGAATAGCTAATACCATGTACGGGGGATGACTAATCCCTAATCTAAGGGAATAAGTATTCCCTAACTTTTAACATACCAATAATCAAAACGTAGGAATGAATTTGGAAATGTGCATTCCCTTCAAATTGCATCCTACGTACCAATCTCATCTTTCGTGAATTCACAAAAATTTGACTTTTTCTAGGGTAGACAGGATGCGATGTGTATTATTTCAGTCATTTTGTTCTGAAAATtcgaatttttaaatttcaggataaaattatcaaaatgaatttataaaggactaaaattgtcatcCAATacttacagaactaaaattgcaatttctccGTACATATTCATATGCCAACAAACATATATCTAACATAGATTAACTTTaaggacaaaaaattaaaaacttatgcTTTTCGACACATCTAAAATTCCCATCTCACTAACATAGAATAACATAACgaatttccgtctctaaaacTAGGATATCTgtctctaaaataaattagcgACGGAAACCGGTCGCTGCAGTTCGTGGCTGAAAGCCTCGGGCTAAATTATTAGCGACAGAAAtattccgtctctaattcTTAGCTTCCGTCGCTGATTATGTCGacaaacaagaagaaagtttaagtgtaatccgtctctgattcCGTAGGCAATCCGACTCTGATTCCAtcgataaaaaaagaaattccgTCTCTAAAGgtaaagtatttgtttgttaattccgtctctaattttGTCTCTAAAACGCAGAAAGTATTTCGTCTCTAATCCGTCTCTAAAACCTTAcaaatttccgtctctgattcGGCCtctaaactttcaaaattttccgtctctaatccatctttatttatttttggtttttttgggcaaatttcttaatttctgtACCAAATTAATATCCTTGTCAATATACCGTCACATACATTCCACCAATACCAAAATCTGAATATTCTAAACtagaacaataaatattaacaaaaaagatactCATAATACAACAACACTAATATAAACTAAGTTATAAACCaccaacagaaaaaataaactaattatcttTCCTGGAATGTTGTTGCTCCTGGTGTCCAGACCCACCAGCAAATTTTTGTGTATTCCACATCTTGAAGTAGTTTTCGAACTAATTCTTGTAGGTCTGCCTCCCTCTTCCGAGCCT
This window contains:
- the LOC105180288 gene encoding uncharacterized protein LOC105180288, whose product is MDNKSKRISFSFDISTWYDITRGPSKGRLYGFRCSSSSTSSSSVSSTLKESDQNNELTKAVEDMRSNAAKMEEEFSRREDKNRKLLEIALEEARKREEEARKREADLQELVRKLLQDVEYKNYQFAGGSALQEQQHSRKDN